CTTATACGTTCTTGGCAAATAAGGAGCCTCTAATTCTTTAAAAGTTAACCCATATGGATTTTCGACAATGTCTTTAACTGTTGCAACCAAAGGATCTTTTCTATCTTTAAGCTTTATAACCCCATTTTCTTGAAGTAACAAAAGTGCTCTTCCTTCATTTGTAACATCATTAGGCAATATTATTAAATCACCTTTTTTTAGATCTTTTAAATCTTTTTTCAGATAAAAACCCATTGGTTCGACATGAATCTTTGCAACTGATACAAGATCATTTATATTTCTTTCTTTACAAAAAGTTTCTAAATATGGTTCATGTTGAAAATAATTTGCATCTATAGATCCATCTTCTAAAGCGAGATTAGGTTGTACATAATCAGTGAAAACAACGATTTCCAAATCTACCCCGGTTTTTTCTTTAAAATCTTCTTTTATAAACTCTAATATTTCTGCGTGAGGTACTGGAGTTGCACCAACTTTAAAACTCTTGCCTCCAAATCCAAAAGCTGAAAAACCTTCAATGGCTAAAAACGAAATAAAAACAAATACAGCAAAAATGCTTAACCAAACTTTACTTTTTTTCATACTAAATCCCTCCCTTTAAATATTTAATACCTACTTTAGAAATTCTAAAACTTAAGTTTTACCAATCTTTTAGTTTTA
The genomic region above belongs to Petrotoga sp. 9PWA.NaAc.5.4 and contains:
- a CDS encoding MetQ/NlpA family ABC transporter substrate-binding protein; the protein is MKKSKVWLSIFAVFVFISFLAIEGFSAFGFGGKSFKVGATPVPHAEILEFIKEDFKEKTGVDLEIVVFTDYVQPNLALEDGSIDANYFQHEPYLETFCKERNINDLVSVAKIHVEPMGFYLKKDLKDLKKGDLIILPNDVTNEGRALLLLQENGVIKLKDRKDPLVATVKDIVENPYGLTFKELEAPYLPRTYKTDKNVVGAVINTNYAIEAGLNPLKDAVFFEGAESPYANIIAVKKDRVDDDLVKALVEILTTEKVKNFILEKYNGAVVPVF